A genomic region of Candidatus Methylomirabilota bacterium contains the following coding sequences:
- a CDS encoding thiamine pyrophosphate-dependent enzyme: protein MLGIALARPDVRVIALDGDGSLLMNLGSLCTIAATAPPNYALVVCDNEVHQTTGGQPTATASGSDLAAIARGAGVEKAMAVRAEDELERAYDRILSEPGPFVVSVKVAKGKSESGLDRDVVGVTRRFARALAALGRRPGAS, encoded by the coding sequence GTGCTGGGAATCGCGCTGGCCCGTCCCGACGTGCGCGTGATCGCGCTGGACGGCGACGGCTCGCTCCTCATGAACCTGGGCTCGCTCTGCACCATCGCGGCCACGGCGCCCCCGAACTACGCGCTGGTCGTCTGCGACAACGAGGTGCACCAGACCACGGGCGGCCAGCCGACGGCGACGGCCTCGGGCTCCGACCTGGCCGCCATTGCGCGCGGCGCCGGCGTCGAAAAGGCGATGGCGGTTCGGGCGGAAGACGAGCTCGAGCGCGCGTACGACCGCATCCTTTCCGAGCCCGGCCCGTTCGTCGTCAGCGTGAAGGTCGCCAAGGGGAAGAGTGAGAGCGGGCTCGACCGCGACGTTGTCGGGGTCACGCGCCGCTTCGCCCGCGCGCTGGCCGCGCTGGGGCGCCGGCCGGGCGCGTCGTGA